A single window of Gossypium hirsutum isolate 1008001.06 chromosome A10, Gossypium_hirsutum_v2.1, whole genome shotgun sequence DNA harbors:
- the LOC107895444 gene encoding 5-formyltetrahydrofolate cyclo-ligase, mitochondrial: MSEVAPVVPLAEAALKVEMSQAAPRMHRTRRRRRRRGGTSEKQQQLRFGYRFKPIRLKKTPLAEKLSSCSQPTFIVAMSNNDQEADNLESVFKQKRIIRSNVRQTLKSMDPSLRSQEDDIIQSIVLEAPWFKSSKRLCAYISCSALREVDTSKLLSQILSPAPVSFRLQKKLYVPRVEDKNSNMRMFNISRIDDLVANSMNILEPASVDADGNTREDVMHANDPVDLFILPGLAFDRSGRRLGRGGGYYDTFLKNYKELAKEKNWRLPLFVALSYSVQIMDEEVIPVTPNDVLVDALVSPTGVIPITSAALGRGLCY; encoded by the exons ATGTCAGAGGTGGCACCGGTGGTGCCTTTGGCAGAGGCGGCACTGAAGGTGGAGATGTCACAGGCGGCACCAAGGATGCACAGGacgagaaggagaagaagaaggagagGGGGCACTAGTGAGAAGCAGCAGCAGCTCAG ATTTGGG TATCGTTTCAAACCAATTAGACTCAAAAAAACCCCTCTTGCAGAAAAACTCAGTAGCTGTAGCCAGCCAACCTTTATCGTAGCAATGTCCAACAACGATCAAGAAGCTGACAATCTTGAATCGGTTTTCAAGCAGAAGCGGATCATCCGCTCCAATGTTCGCCAGACCCTCAAGTCCATGGATCCCTCCCTCCGATCCCAAGAAG ATGATATAATCCAGAGTATAGTTTTGGAAGCTCCATGGTTCAAATCAAGTAAGAGATTATGTGCCTATATAAGTTGCAGTGCTTTACGAGAAGTTGATACCTCTAAGTTGTTATCTCAAATTCTATCACCTGCCCCAG TAAGCTTCAGACTGCAAAAAAAACTTTATGTTCCTCGCGTGGAGGATAAGAATAGTAACATGAGGATGTTCAATATCTCGCGCATCGATGATTTAGTTGCGAATTCCATGAACATTTTGGAACCTGCTTCAGTTGATGCTGATGGAAATACTCGTGAAGATG TGATGCATGCGAATGATCCAGTTGATTTGTTCATTTTGCCTG GACTTGCTTTTGACAGATCTGGAAGACGGTTAGGCCGTGGTGGAGG ATATTATGATACATTCTTGAAGAACTACAAGGAGCTTGCCAAGGAAAAGAATTGGAGGCTCCCACTCTTTG TTGCACTGTCTTATTCTGTGCAGATAATGGATGAAGAAGTAATACCAGTCACCCCAAATGATGTACTGGTGGATGCTTTGGTTTCCCCCACTGGAGTGATTCCCATTACCTCAGCTGCCTTAGGGAG GGGCTTGTGTTATTGA
- the LOC107896428 gene encoding WEB family protein At2g40480, with amino-acid sequence MAVDPQNSPMEGFPATPKIREVRPESGFENFGFCTDPCRVPGGEPNPGIRRVSLRAEIDTSPPFGSVKEAVTRFGGNGHWVPLNKFGEYHGIEEFDLKKVEEQAAELEKDLIVKELETLDVLEELGTTKKIVEELKRQLQSEAMKCMNSTGPGLDSDDIKEMNKEYYGQVRIGYSKPCSISSPDSILMELKQAKLNLGKTINDLGVIQASVERLNKKMKKEKSLLEMTRERLTYKFAGLALKPQVGNNGNVEHSLNVPKGAFHNNGKPEQFKQMVDPTMNEVPRSMPLPGNEHNKPCIRTAEMRWIAAKKMEEAAMAAKALAVIEMKGLSSNENSSGFSLPEPEQSPRTPKVQRAEEVSSREAIHAMNKLAEANISKRTILRKLEEASEEVKHSKEALEEALNRVEFANRKQLDAEEALRRMIPDQEQKKQAFCNANKINNFPLPHPHPHQHQHIPRSPLHDLNNQNPTVDDGANPALRPTVSMGDILSRKQVPTKGQTERKKVALSQMLHELREEHLAFSPKPDQKDDQKQYLNQRRKFGFIHISLPLPKQNKKKPQAVNTM; translated from the exons TTTCGGGTTTTGCACTGACCCCTGTCGTGTCCCGGGCGGTGAACCCAACCCGGGAATAAGAAGAGTGAGTTTGAGGGCTGAGATTGACACTTCACCTCCTTTCGGATCGGTTAAGGAGGCTGTGACCCGGTTTGGTGGCAACGGACATTGGGTGCCATTGAACAAGTTTGGAGAATAT CATGGAATTGAAGAGTTTGATTTAAAGAAAGTGGAGGAACAAGCAGCAGAATTGGAGAAAGATCTGATTGTGAAAGAATTAGAGACCCTTGATGTGCTTGAAGAACTGGGGACTACAAAAAAGATTGTTGAAGAGTTAAAGAGACAGCTGCAAAGTGAAGCTATGAAATGTATGAACAGTACTGGTCCAGGCTTGGATTCAGATGATATCAAAGAAATGAACAAGGAGTACTATGGACAGGTGAGAATTGGGTATTCGAAACCGTGCTCGATTTCATCTCCAGATTCGATCTTGATGGAGTTGAAGCAAGCTAAGTTGAACCTTGGTAAAACTATCAATGATCTTGGGGTGATTCAAGCTTCTGTTGAGCGTCTaaataagaaaatgaagaaagaaaaaagtttaCTTGAAATGACCCGTGAGAGACTAACTTATAAATTTGCAGGGTTGGCATTGAAGCCACAGGTTGGCAACAATGGCAATGTTGAGCATTCTTTGAATGTTCCAAAGGGTGCTTTTCACAACAATGGCAAGCCTGAGCAGTTTAAGCAAATGGTTGATCCTACAATGAATGAAGTTCCAAGATCAATGCCATTGCCAGGGAATGAACATAACAAGCCTTGTATTAGAACTGCTGAAATGAGGTGGATTGCAGCTAAGAAGATGGAGGAAGCTGCCATGGCAGCAAAGGCCCTTGCTGTTATTGAAATGAAGGGTTTGTCAAGCAATGAGAACTCATCAGGATTTTCCTTGCCGGAACCAGAGCAGTCTCCTCGAACCCCGAAAGTCCAACGGGCGGAAGAGGTTTCTAGCAGGGAAGCAATTCATGCAATGAACAAATTGGCTGAAGCAAACATCTCCAAGCGTACAATCCTGAGGAAACTGGAGGAAGCTTCAGAGGAAGTTAAACATAGTAAAGAAGCATTGGAAGAGGCTCTTAATAGAGTGGAATTTGCAAACAGGAAGCAACTTGATGCTGAAGAGGCTCTTAGGAGAATGATTCCAGATCAAGAACAGAAAAAACAGGCCTTTTGCAATGCTAACAAGATCAACAATTTCCCTCTCCCTCATCCTCATCCTCATCAGCATCAGCATATTCCTCGATCTCCATTACATGATCTAAACAACCAAAACCCAACAGTGGATGATGGAGCAAATCCTGCTTTAAGGCCAACAGTTTCAATGGGAGATATCCTCAGCAGGAAACAAGTCCCTACTAAAGGCCAGACTGAAAGGAAAAAGGTAGCTTTGAGCCAAATGCTTCATGAACTAAGGGAAGAACATCTGGCATTTTCTCCAAAACCTGATCAAAAAGATGACCAAAAGCAGTATTTGAACCAGAGAAGAAAGTTTGGGTTTATCCACATATCTCTTCCATTGCCAAAGCAAAACAAGAAGAAACCACAAGCTGTAAACACAATGTGA
- the LOC107896426 gene encoding germin-like protein subfamily T member 2 yields the protein MSAMVSLLFHLLCCLTVFWLLPLPSHSADPDPLQDFCVANLSASISVNGFPCKPASEVTSDDFFFDGFTQEGNTTNAFSSFLTPGNVLSFPGLNTLGISMNRVDFAPGGINPPHSHPRASEVGVVIEGKLLVGFVTTNNVYYSKVLTAGHMFAIPRGLVHFQLNVGDGEALAYTAFNSHLPGAAIVPLNLFASSIPNEVLTKTFQVDADLINTIKSKFRS from the coding sequence ATGTCTGCCATGGTTTCCTTGTTATTCCACCTACTGTGTTGCCTCACAGTTTTCTGGCTTCTTCCTCTTCCTTCTCATTCAGCTGACCCTGATCCATTACAAGACTTTTGTGTAGCAAACCTGAGTGCCTCTATATCTGTTAACGGTTTTCCTTGCAAACCAGCATCCGAGGTGACTTCGGATGACTTTTTCTTTGATGGGTTCACCCAGGAAGGTAACACCACAAACGCCTTTTCGTCATTCCTCACACCTGGAAATGTCCTCTCATTCCCAGGGCTGAATACTCTTGGGATTTCAATGAACCGGGTGGACTTTGCCCCGGGTGGAATCAACCCTCCTCATTCGCATCCACGTGCGAGCGAGGTCGGTGTAGTCATTGAAGGGAAGCTCCTCGTAGGTTTTGTGACTACTAACAATGTGTATTACTCGAAAGTCTTGACTGCAGGGCATATGTTTGCCATCCCTCGAGGACTGGTGCACTTCCAACTCAACGTCGGAGATGGGGAGGCACTAGCTTACACGGCTTTCAACAGCCACTTGCCCGGTGCTGCGATTGTTCCCCTAAATCTCTTCGCTTCTTCTATCCCTAATGAAGTGTTAACCAAGACCTTCCAAGTCGATGCGGATCTTATCAATACCATAAAATCCAAGTTTAGGTCGTAA
- the LOC107896425 gene encoding adenine/guanine permease AZG1, translating into MVMDHHSPPKNFLTRLNSALANSRVGKRFKLAERNSTFTTELRAGTATFLTMAYILAVNASILADSGGPCGVSDCLPLCSNPSVLLSNCTGSTLRIIQPDSSCKFDPVNPGYASCLETVRKDLIVATVASSLIGCLIMGTFANLPLALAPGMGANAYFAYTVVGFHGSGNVPYESALAAVFIEGLIFLFISAIGFRAKLAKLVPKPVRISSSAGIGLFLAFIGLQNNQGIGLIGYNPSTLVTLGGCPSSSRVSVAPVLAAVNGTVTLIPGGTVSGDILCLRDRMENPTLWLGIVGFVIIAYCLVKNIKGAMIYGIVFVTAVSWFRNTRVTAFPNTDAGNSAYKYFKQVVDVHLIETTAGALSFKNLGKGYFWEALVTFLYVDILDTTGTLYSMARFAGSTEQNGDFEGQYFAFMSDATSIVVGSLLGTSPVTAFIESSTGIREGGRTGLTALTVAGYFFLAFFFTPLLASIPAWAVGPPLILVGVLMMRAVVEIEWEDMRQAIPAFVTLIMMPLTYSIAYGLIGGIGTYIVLHAGDWAAELMVRKGVVKRRGNAVNGAHEAAIEGGSVKAVEVDHV; encoded by the coding sequence aTGGTTATGGATCATCATTCACCACCGAAAAACTTTTTAACTCGACTCAATTCAGCCTTAGCCAATAGCCGGGTGGGGAAACGTTTCAAACTAGCGGAAAGGAACTCTACTTTCACCACCGAGTTACGTGCCGGCACCGCCACTTTCCTCACCATGGCTTACATCTTAGCCGTCAACGCTTCCATCCTCGCCGACTCAGGCGGCCCTTGCGGCGTCTCAGATTGTCTTCCTTTATGTTCCAACCCATCCGTTCTGTTGTCCAACTGCACCGGGTCGACTCTCCGAATCATCCAGCCCGATTCGTCATGCAAATTCGACCCGGTCAACCCGGGTTACGCTTCGTGCTTGGAAACAGTACGTAAAGATCTCATAGTCGCCACCGTTGCTTCTTCTCTTATTGGCTGTTTAATTATGGGTACTTTCGCGAATTTGCCCCTCGCCTTGGCTCCAGGTATGGGGGCAAATGCGTATTTTGCCTATACAGTTGTCGGGTTTCACGGGTCGGGTAATGTTCCATATGAAAGTGCTTTAGCGGCAGTTTTTATAGAAGGCTTAATTTTTCTGTTCATTTCAGCAATTGGGTTCCGGGCCAAGTTAGCTAAGTTGGTACCTAAACCGGTTCGGATCAGTTCTTCCGCGGGTATCGGACTTTTTCTCGCCTTTATCGGGTTACAAAATAACCAAGGAATTGGGTTAATCGGGTATAATCCGTCGACCCTTGTTACTCTAGGCGGGTGCCCAAGTTCATCTCGGGTTTCAGTCGCCCCTGTTCTAGCGGCGGTTAACGGAACCGTCACTCTGATACCCGGCGGCACCGTCTCAGGTGATATATTATGTTTACGTGACAGAATGGAGAATCCCACATTATGGCTTGGAATCGTGGGGTTTGTGATCATAGCATATTGTTTGGTGAAAAATATAAAAGGTGCTATGATTTATGGTATAGTATTCGTGACGGCCGTGTCTTGGTTTCGTAACACTAGGGTGACGGCTTTTCCGAACACCGACGCCGGGAATTCTGCTTACAAGTATTTCAAGCAAGTCGTTGACGTCCATTTAATCGAAACCACAGCCGGggcattaagttttaaaaatttaggtaAAGGTTACTTTTGGGAGGCTTTGGTCACCTTTTTATACGTTGACATATTGGATACAACCGGTACATTGTATTCCATGGCGAGATTCGCCGGTTCCACCGAACAAAACGGCGATTTCGAGGGTCAATATTTCGCTTTCATGTCGGATGCAACGTCGATCGTGGTGGGATCATTGCTGGGGACATCCCCAGTGACGGCATTCATCGAATCATCAACGGGGATACGAGAAGGTGGACGGACGGGATTAACGGCGTTGACGGTGGCGGGTTACTTTTTCCTAGCGTTTTTCTTCACGCCGTTGTTGGCGTCGATACCAGCGTGGGCGGTGGGGCCGCCGTTGATATTGGTGGGAGTGTTGATGATGAGGGCGGTGGTGGAGATAGAGTGGGAGGACATGAGGCAGGCAATCCCTGCATTTGTGACATTGATAATGATGCCGTTGACATATTCGATAGCATATGGATTAATAGGTGGGATCGGAACATACATAGTGTTGCACGCAGGGGATTGGGCGGCGGAACTAATGGTGAGAAAAGGGGTGGTGAAAAGGAGAGGGAATGCGGTCAACGGAGCACATGAGGCAGCAATTGAGGGCGGAAGTGTGAAAGCAGTTGAAGTGGATCATGTCTAG